In Chloroflexota bacterium, a single genomic region encodes these proteins:
- a CDS encoding LLM class flavin-dependent oxidoreductase: MRFFVFQLMQSSGAHPDAEVYKRELDLMVEAEQLGFDAVWIAEHHFNSYWSITPEPLLVAAHLAARTSRIRVGSAANIAGMPHPVRMAEMGAMLDVISGGRADIGLAKGFGPREFAGYGVSVTELNERFREGVEIAIQAWTQPDFSYTGKYYSVPKVSLRPRPVTKPHPRAWIATTGSAETLRLAARYRLPFYFGARDQAQLEKVRGTFFEQARAENLPDGEAQRVWSQTAVIQHVHLSHSRDQAYAEAWAGMQGTKASLGALGIQPAPGEPTGLGPAWSAPPFEQSKALEHYLNDAIAGEPSRGLERIHQFKAMGVQNLLLSFSFGGLPYEAARRSMELFSREVLPRVR, encoded by the coding sequence ATGCGTTTCTTTGTCTTCCAACTCATGCAAAGCTCCGGCGCCCACCCGGACGCGGAGGTCTACAAACGCGAGCTCGACCTGATGGTGGAGGCCGAACAGCTCGGCTTTGACGCCGTTTGGATCGCGGAGCACCATTTCAACTCCTATTGGAGCATCACTCCGGAGCCGCTTCTCGTGGCTGCGCACCTGGCCGCCAGGACCTCGCGCATCCGCGTGGGGAGCGCCGCCAACATCGCCGGCATGCCCCACCCCGTCCGCATGGCGGAGATGGGCGCCATGCTGGACGTCATCTCCGGCGGCAGGGCCGATATCGGCCTTGCCAAGGGCTTCGGCCCCAGGGAGTTCGCGGGCTATGGCGTCAGCGTGACGGAGCTGAACGAGCGCTTCCGCGAAGGCGTTGAGATCGCCATCCAGGCCTGGACCCAGCCGGACTTCTCCTACACAGGCAAGTACTACAGCGTGCCCAAAGTCTCCCTCCGCCCGCGCCCCGTTACCAAGCCCCATCCCAGGGCGTGGATCGCCACCACCGGCAGCGCGGAGACCCTTCGTCTCGCGGCCCGCTATCGCCTTCCCTTCTACTTCGGCGCGCGCGACCAAGCCCAACTGGAGAAGGTCCGGGGAACCTTCTTCGAGCAGGCGCGCGCCGAAAACCTCCCGGACGGCGAGGCCCAGCGTGTCTGGAGTCAGACCGCCGTCATCCAGCACGTCCACCTCTCCCATAGCCGGGACCAGGCCTATGCCGAAGCCTGGGCCGGTATGCAGGGGACCAAGGCCTCCCTGGGCGCCCTCGGCATCCAGCCCGCCCCCGGCGAGCCCACGGGCCTCGGCCCCGCCTGGTCGGCGCCGCCCTTTGAGCAGAGCAAAGCCCTGGAGCACTACCTGAACGATGCCATCGCCGGGGAGCCTTCGCGGGGGTTGGAGCGCATCCACCAGTTCAAGGCCATGGGCGTCCAGAACCTTCTGCTGAGCTTCAGCTTCGGCGGCCTTCCTTATGAGGCCGCTCGACGCTCCATGGAGCTCTTTTCCCGAGAAGTTCTGCCCCGAGTCCGGTAG
- a CDS encoding ABC transporter ATP-binding protein, translated as MAIFSREGAGVTTNGSGNLLLDVQDLRTYFYTHAGTVKAVDGVSWQLNEGETLALVGESGSGKSVSALSVMRLIPSPPGKIVSGKILFQGKDLLKLDQKGIRSVRGNKMAMVFQEPMTSLNPVLTIRRQLTETLELHLNMSKKAAKDRAIELLGMVGIPDAARRVDDYPHQFSGGMRQRVMIAIALACNPKLIIADEPTTALDVTIQAQVLEVIKNLSERFNTAVMIITHNLGIVARHADRVNVMYAGHIIETASAKDTYADPAHPYTLGLLQSVPRLDEPRKHRLVPIEGSPPDLTNLPKGCPFRPRCTFAVDRCAEENPALMPVGDKHWAACWVDVKTRRPRP; from the coding sequence ATGGCAATCTTCTCGCGAGAGGGGGCTGGAGTGACAACAAACGGCTCGGGAAATCTCCTCCTGGATGTCCAGGACCTGCGGACCTATTTCTACACCCACGCGGGCACCGTGAAGGCCGTGGACGGCGTGAGTTGGCAGCTCAACGAAGGTGAAACCCTCGCCCTCGTGGGCGAAAGCGGCTCGGGCAAAAGCGTCAGCGCCCTGAGCGTCATGCGCCTCATCCCATCGCCGCCGGGAAAGATCGTCAGCGGCAAGATCCTCTTCCAAGGCAAGGACCTCCTGAAGTTGGACCAGAAGGGGATCCGGAGCGTTCGCGGTAACAAGATGGCCATGGTCTTCCAGGAGCCCATGACCTCCCTCAACCCCGTCCTCACCATCCGCCGCCAGCTCACGGAGACCTTGGAGCTCCACCTGAATATGAGCAAGAAGGCGGCTAAGGACCGGGCCATCGAGCTCCTCGGAATGGTCGGCATTCCGGACGCCGCCCGCCGCGTTGACGATTACCCCCACCAGTTCAGCGGCGGCATGCGCCAACGCGTCATGATCGCCATCGCCCTGGCCTGCAATCCCAAGCTCATCATCGCCGACGAGCCCACCACCGCGCTCGACGTGACCATCCAGGCCCAGGTGCTGGAAGTGATCAAGAACCTCTCCGAGCGCTTCAACACCGCCGTCATGATCATCACCCACAACCTCGGCATCGTCGCCCGCCACGCCGATCGAGTGAACGTCATGTACGCCGGCCATATCATCGAGACCGCCTCCGCCAAGGACACCTACGCCGACCCGGCTCACCCATACACCCTGGGCCTCCTCCAATCCGTCCCCCGCCTGGACGAGCCGCGCAAGCACCGCCTGGTCCCCATCGAAGGCTCTCCCCCCGATCTCACCAACCTGCCGAAAGGCTGCCCGTTCCGCCCGCGCTGCACCTTCGCCGTTGACCGCTGCGCCGAAGAGAACCCCGCCCTCATGCCCGTCGGCGATAAGCACTGGGC